A portion of the Candidatus Ruthia endofausta genome contains these proteins:
- a CDS encoding tryptophan--tRNA ligase — protein sequence MQDRRILSGMRPTGQLHLGHYHGVLKNWLALQNEYDSYFFVADWHAFTTHYSDKIDLNTNVIEMVVDWLAVGINPNISTIFVQSKVPEHAELHLLLSMSTPLSWLERVPSYKDQQFKLNTKDLTTYGFLGYPLLQSADILIYKAGLVPVGEDQVAHIELTREVARRFNYLYGREIDFEEKAEIAISKMGKKQAKSYRSLRKAYQETGVDETLIKAQALLQQQQNITLGDKKRLLGYIEGVGRIILPEPEPLLTKASKMPGLDGHKMSKSYGNTISLRDSAEQTQAKIKRMPTDPARIKLTDVGNPKKCPVWQLHEVYSNKSTCDWVVEGCTKAKMGCVECKQPIINAIEEELAPIQERIAKYQIDSGLIKQIIFEGSEKARSVAKETMMEVREAMGINY from the coding sequence ATGCAAGACAGACGAATTTTATCAGGCATGCGACCTACAGGCCAGCTTCATTTGGGCCATTATCATGGCGTTTTGAAAAATTGGCTAGCGTTACAAAATGAATATGATTCTTACTTTTTTGTGGCTGATTGGCACGCATTTACTACGCATTATTCAGATAAGATAGATTTAAATACTAACGTCATAGAAATGGTGGTTGATTGGTTGGCTGTAGGTATTAATCCAAATATTTCAACAATTTTTGTACAATCTAAAGTGCCTGAGCATGCAGAACTACACTTGTTGCTTTCCATGTCAACGCCTTTAAGTTGGCTGGAGCGTGTTCCTTCATATAAGGATCAACAGTTTAAATTAAACACTAAAGATTTAACAACTTATGGATTTTTGGGTTACCCTTTATTGCAAAGTGCAGACATATTAATTTATAAAGCAGGGCTTGTACCAGTAGGTGAAGATCAAGTGGCGCACATTGAGCTGACACGTGAAGTAGCTAGGCGTTTTAATTATCTTTATGGTCGTGAAATTGATTTTGAAGAAAAGGCTGAAATTGCCATTAGTAAAATGGGTAAAAAACAAGCTAAATCGTACCGCTCATTGCGTAAAGCCTACCAAGAAACAGGCGTTGATGAGACTTTAATAAAGGCGCAAGCTCTACTACAGCAACAACAAAATATTACTCTGGGTGACAAAAAACGGCTTTTAGGTTATATTGAAGGTGTGGGTAGGATCATTTTGCCTGAACCTGAACCATTATTAACAAAAGCTTCAAAAATGCCAGGGCTGGATGGTCATAAAATGAGTAAATCTTATGGTAATACGATTTCCTTGAGAGATAGTGCCGAACAAACACAAGCTAAAATTAAGCGCATGCCAACTGACCCTGCTAGAATCAAGCTGACCGATGTAGGCAATCCAAAAAAATGCCCAGTATGGCAACTACACGAAGTGTATTCAAATAAATCAACTTGTGATTGGGTGGTGGAAGGCTGTACTAAGGCGAAAATGGGTTGTGTAGAATGTAAACAGCCTATTATTAATGCCATTGAAGAGGAGTTAGCACCTATACAAGAGCGCATTGCTAAATACCAGATAGACTCAGGGCTTATTAAGCAAATTATTTTTGAGGGTTCTGAAAAAGCTAGAAGTGTCGCGAAAGAGACCATGATGGAGGTTCGAGAAGCAATGGGTATTAATTATTAA
- a CDS encoding pseudouridine synthase produces the protein MTERLQKLIASAGYGSRRWAERLIEQGRIEVNNRTASIGDKVGITDCVKIDGRKIDLSRYLEQETKVIILNKQAGVICSNSDDKGRKSVYSLLPKESRWVMVGRLDLNTSGLLLFTNNGDLANKLMHPSSQIDREYAVRVLGQIESKDLKKMTQGVELDDGFAKFNQITFGGGQGANRWYKVVLKEGRKREVRRLWEVLGFKVSRLIRIRFGEIRLPDNLKANQYDYLKPGQVKLLLDAVER, from the coding sequence ATGACTGAAAGATTACAAAAACTTATTGCTAGCGCAGGCTATGGTTCTCGCCGTTGGGCAGAGCGCTTAATTGAGCAGGGGCGTATTGAGGTTAATAACAGAACCGCCAGTATTGGTGATAAGGTTGGAATAACGGATTGTGTTAAGATTGATGGGCGAAAAATTGATTTAAGTCGCTATCTTGAGCAAGAAACGAAAGTTATTATTTTGAACAAGCAAGCAGGCGTTATTTGTTCTAATTCAGATGATAAAGGGCGAAAAAGTGTTTATAGTTTATTGCCTAAAGAGTCGCGCTGGGTTATGGTGGGGCGCCTTGATTTGAACACTTCTGGTCTATTGCTTTTTACGAATAATGGCGATTTAGCTAACAAGCTCATGCATCCTAGCTCGCAAATTGATAGAGAATATGCGGTTAGGGTATTGGGTCAGATTGAGAGTAAGGATTTAAAAAAAATGACTCAAGGTGTTGAGCTTGATGACGGTTTTGCTAAGTTTAACCAAATAACATTTGGTGGCGGTCAGGGCGCTAATCGTTGGTATAAAGTCGTACTTAAAGAGGGGAGGAAGCGTGAGGTGAGGCGTTTATGGGAAGTATTAGGGTTTAAGGTATCACGTCTTATCCGTATTCGTTTTGGTGAGATTCGTCTGCCTGATAATCTTAAAGCCAATCAATATGATTATTTAAAACCTGGGCAAGTGAAGTTATTGCTTGATGCTGTAGAACGATAA